The genomic region GCCGATGTCCCACTCGTAGCCTGGGGCGTTGAGTTGGGTGACCAAAGCGCGGAGTTCATCCGGGGCATAGACGCGCAGGCAGGAGACAAACCCGTCCCACATGAGAAATACAGGCACAAGCGGCACGAGATAGGTGAAGAACAACCGGGAGAACCGAAAGGGTTTGAAAAAGGGGGTGGCCAGCAAGAGCATGACGGTGCCAATCAACACCGCGATAAAGGCAAAAACGGAACGGTTCACCATCTCGATCACGGCGATGCCCTGGCGTTTGGCCACGGCATCGGCCAGCACTTGCCGCGCCTGCTCGGGGCGAAAATGATGAAAGCCATTGGCGACGAGGCGAAACCCCTGCAACTCCGCCGGAACATTGATGGCGTCTACGGGTGTGTCCACGCCTTGCAGCGTCCCACCCGACTCGTGCTCGCGGTGGCGGTACGCGGTGGCGTTAGGGAATAAATCGCTCAGACGGATGCGCACCTCCAGCCCTTGTTCACGTAACAGCCGGGTGATGGTGGAGGCCGGGCCGCCGCTGCCGGAACACAAATCGAGGAGCTGGTTTTGCCGTAAACGTTCGAGCGCCGATTTCAGCTTTTCCACGAAGGGTTGATAAGCGGTTCCCGACAAATTGCCCATGAAGGCGAGATGGTCCTGCATGTAGGCGCGAATCAGGCGCGGGAACCAGGGCTGATCTTCAAACTCGAAGAGATGCGCTCTTCCCATACTTGCTCCAGGTCTCGTTTCAATACGGCGTGCCGTCTTTGTGGGTGAACTGCCATTTGCCGTCGGAGCCGAAGACAGCCTGGATATCGTCGACTGGATAACTGCCGGCATCTCCCGCGCTGCGGTCGCCCACTTCCAAGAACACCACGTCAGTGTCGGTGCGGTTCTCCAAATGATGTCCTTGTCCGGTTCCAGCCTTGAATCCAGAGCACATGCCGGGGCGCAGCTCGGTCTCTTCCGTGCCGACGATCAGTGTGGGGTGGCCTTCGAGGATGTAGATGAACTCATCCTGGCGCGAGTGAGCGTGGTGCAGAGCGGACACGGCCCCTGGCGGTAAGCGAGTGAGGTTGACACCGAAGTTACTCAGCCCGAAGAGGTCGCCGAGTGGGCGTTTGACGCGCCCGGCCATGCGGGAAGCGAACGGTTCCGGGTAGTTCGAGGGCTTGGTGCGCGGCGGCGTTTCGGCAGCGAGAATTGCAACGGGAGATTGAGTGGTTGCCATGGTGTTCCTCCAGGAGAAAATTTACTGAAGCCTTGGGGCTGTTGCCAGCCCGATTTTTCTTCCCTTCGAGTACAAAGCGTAACTTTTGAGGGAACAGTGTTCAGTGGGAGGAGTCGTCATGAGTAGGCGCGGAATCATCCTTGCAAATTAAAAATGTCACTTTGAATTTGCAAGGACACCTGCATGGGCGACCAATCTTTCTCCCCTGCTTTTCTTTCCCGCGTGGTGATTTTCCGCTATTGTTGCCGCGTAAGGCTCCATGGGGAAGGGGCGAGACCTCAATGTTGGGACGTACGCTAGAGCAGAAAGCTGTCTGGACCTATCGCTTCGCTTCGATAGCGGCGACTGTCGAAGCCTTCTTCCTCTTTATTTTCGGCCTCGACCTGACCACACGGCAAACGTGGCTGTTCTTTGGCTTTGGACTCCCGGCCACTTTTGTCATGTACGGAGTGGACCGTTGGCTGATCGGCAGCTACGTGCGGCCTATCCTTCCCGCCTTGGCTATACTCGATGCCGGACGGATTCCCGAACTCCCCACTGCCTACCGGGCCTGGGTGCAGTCGCTCAATGTATCGACACTCACGCTCATCCGCGTGCTGACCGTCCATGCGCCCTCGATCTTGTTGCCGATTTCGCTGTTGTGTGGGCTGGCCAATCTTTTCGCCGGGTTGGAGCTGAAGTGGTGGCAGTTTGTCGTACTGTGGTTCTTCTGGCCCATCACCGCCGTGCCGCACGCGATTCTTGAGTATTTTCTGATCGATCGCATTAGCCAACCGCTTTTGGCGCGGCTCGATCCCCACGTGCGTGCCTATGCCCTGCGGTCGCTGACCCCGGCGACGGTCCTCGAAACCGTACAGATGGCGGCGGGACACGAGCTGCCGGAGCCGCGTGTGGTACGGGTGCCAACGGCGGTGCAGCTCGCTGGCATGTTTCTCTTCGTCAGCCTGGTGCCGATGTTCGCGTTGGGTGCCTCGGTGTATCTGAAGATCGCTGTCGGTCGTCTCGCGGCGGTCGGTGCCTGGATTGCCTTGCTCATCGGCATTAACGCGGCGGTCAGCATTGCTGTCGTCGCCTTGTCCTCCATGCGCGTGCACCGCTCCATGCAAGAGCTGCTTGATGAAATGGCCCACGTGCAAGCTGGCGATCTGTCTGGACAGTGGAGCCCGCACTCCACAGACGAGTTTCTCGACTTGGATAAAGGGTTCAATCAGATGCTGGTCGGGCTGCGCGAGCGTGAGCAAATCAAGGACACGTTCGGACGCTTTGTCTCGCGCGAGGTGGCGGACGCCATCTTGGAGGGGCGGGTGCCGATGGCCGGCGAGCAACGCGAAGTTACGATCTTGTTTCAAGATCTGCGCGGCTTCACTACCATGAGCGAACGCATGAAACCGGCGGAGCTGCTACGGGTCCTCAATCGGTTTTTTACCGAAGTCGTGGCTGCCATCGAGTCCGAAGGTGGAGTGGTGAAGCAATTCACCGGCGACGGGGTGATGGCGCTGTTCGGTGCGCCGGTGACGCATTCTGACGATCCTGCGCGCGCGGTGCGTGCCGCCCTTGGGCTGGTGGATCGTCTAGTCGGGCTGAACGTGCGCCTGAACGCTGAGGGGGTGCCTACGCTGCGGGTGGGAGTGGGCATTCATACCGGCGACGTGGTGGCCGGACGTATTGGCCCGGACACGCGGGTGGAGTACGGCGTGGTCGGCGATCCGGTGAATGTGGCCAGCCGCATCGAAGGGCTGACGAAAGAAGTGCCGGCGACCATCTTGGTCTCGCGCGTTACGGCGGATCGCGTGGGCGACGAGTTTGTTTTTGGCCGCACTGCCGTCTTGCCGGTCAAGGGAAAACAGCAGCCAGTCGAAGTGGTGGAAGTGCTGGGGCGGGTAGACGAGGCTGGGGCGGGCGTGGAAGTTGCCGCTGGCGTGGCGAGTGCTTGACGAGTATAAAGCGGAAAACCTCGTAACGAAAGGACAGACTTATGGCTGCACAAGATATTTTCGAGATGATCTATTCCACGCGGGCGATGCGGCGGTTGAAGCCCGATCCTATTCCTGAAGACACGTTGAAAAAGATCGTTGACGCTGGCATTCACGCGCCCAGCGGCGGCAATCTCCAAGATTGGGGATTCGTGCTGGTGCGTAAGCCCGAACTGAAGAGGTTCATTCGCGACCGCTATTGGGGCATGTGGCAAAAGCTCCAAGGCAGCCGCCCGCTACCTGCCGACGTGCCGCCGGCGCGGCGGCGCCTTATGGGGGCGGCTGCGCACTTGGCCGAACACCTGGACGAAGTCCCAGTGATTCTTTTAGCCTGCGCGAAAAAGGTGTACCCGGCGTTCGCCAATGTGGGGCAGGATCGCGCCAGCGTGGCGACCGTGCACGGGTCCATCTATCCCGCCGTGCAAAACATGATCCTGGCCTGCCGTGCGCTGGGCGTGGGTACCGTGCTGACGACAATCCACTGTTGTTTCGAGGATGAGTTAAAACAGAAACTGGGCATTCCCGAAGACGTCGAGATTGCCGCCTTATTGCCGCTGGGTTATCCGCAAGGTCGCTTCGGCCTGACCGCGCGCAAACCTGCCGAGGAAGTGATTCACTGGGACACCTGGGGGCAGAAGGCTGTTGGCTAAAGCACGCTGCATTTGCATGTTCCCTATTCTTTCTGCTGTAGCCGGGCTCCTGACCGTACCACAAGGCGCACAGGAAACCTGTAGTCGGTTCGTTCGGGTCGGGAGACCCACGCTGAGCGGAGGAGCGACCATGAACGAGGTCTTGCCCTTGCAGGCCAATATCTGGCTCTATAGCGCGAGCTGATATCGGGATATACCGCCAAACTGATGGCCTTTGTTCGGTTGCACACGCCTTGACAAACGAGAGGGAAGTAGCAGATGCTGCGGCGGATTTTATCGTTTCCATCCGCTTGCGCGGAGTGGGATATGCTGCGAGGCGGGAAGCCGTAAGCTCACTAGTTGGGCATAGGAATTTTCGTGGAACCGGCAGCAGGCCATAGTTACGGCAAGGTATCTTGATGGCAAAAGTCCAGATAAAGCCAGCAGCAATAACAAGAGCTGGTTACGAGTACCAAGACCTCGCCGGCATCGAGGTGCTTATTCACCAGTACCGCGACCCTGATCTCTACGCCTGGGTGCAGCTCGAGGCGGACGACACAGAGTACCGCGCGCTCGATGACGTCGTGGCTGCGCGAAAGGATGGTTCTTTCGAGTTCATCCAGGTCAAGTTCACGGTCGACTCCGACCGCTACGAGCTGGATTGGGGCTGGCTTCTCGCCAAGACTAAGAACGGGACCTCGATGCTTGAGAAGTGGGCGAAAGCCCTCGCCCGCGTCGCCGCGATGGGTCCAATCCACAGTGCAGGCCTCAAGACCAACCGCATACCGTCTACGGAGTTCGCCAAGTGCCTGAAAGGTGCGCGGGTCGACCTTGACCTCCTGCCGAAGGAAATTCGGGAGTCAGTTGAGGGCGCGTGCGGAGGCGCCGCCGAAGCCAAGGCGTTCTTCCGCGCCTTCGATTTCTTGGGAGGTCTGCCGGACCTCGACAGATACGAAAACTATTTGCGTGATCAGATCGTACCTACGGACACGGATTCGCTGGGCTGGCTCGCCTTCCGCCACAACGTACGGCGTTGGGCGATCTATCATAACCAGCCGGAGCCCGATGGACGTATTCTGCGGGAGCATGTTGTACAACTCATCACGAAGCGCCGCCCACAACCAATACGGCAGGACTTTATCGTTCCCGTCAGCTACGGTCCCCCGAGCGAGGCCTTCGACAAACTCATTCGTGGGCGCATTGCGAAGGACGACAATCCGATCACAATTCTTTGGGGAACGCCCGGACGCGGAAAGAGCACCTACCTGAGCTATCTGACGCAGGAGCTTCAAAAGGAAGGCGCGGCCGTCGCGCGACACCACTACTTTCTGTCGGCAGAGGACTCGAGTTCCAACCGCATCTCTTTTATCGAGATTTCAACCTCGCTGATGGATCAGCTCTATGTGCAACATCCTGAAGCCATGGCCGGCGTCGCGGAAGATGCGGACAAGTTGCGGTCCAACATCGGGATTGCCGCGACCAACCTGGCCGTCAAAGGGCAGCGGCTCTACATCGTCGTTGACGGACTAGATCACGTGTGGCGCGATACGCAGCGCGTCGACCAGCTCAATCACCTCTTCAACGAGCTGCTCCCGCTGCCGCCAAATGTAAGTCTTATTGTCGGAACGCAGCGCGTCACCGACGAGCAACTGCCCGGCAAGCTGCTGACGATCGCGAATGACGATGACTGGATCGAGATTCCACGCATGGATGAGGTCGCGGTCCATCGCTGGGTGGTGCAGCAGGACAAGGCGCGTCCACTCATCCTTCGGTTTGATCCGACGCCCCAGCGGCGCGCCGAAATTATCGACGAGATCGCAAGCGCGTTTTTTAATATCAGCCAGGGCCACCCGCTGCATTTGATTTACGCATATGAGGGACTCATACGTGCAGGCCGCTCAACCTCTATGAAGGAAATCGAGCTACTCCCGCCCTGCCCGGACGGCGATATCCGTGTCTACTATCAGGGACTCTGGGTTCGCCTCAGCGCGGATGCCAAGAACGCCCTCCACATGCTCGCCGGATCGGACTTCTTCTGGCCGAGCCTTGGCATAAGACAGGTGCTCGGGGACTTCAGCGAGATCGACCACCTTTTGGAGCCGCGCAATGTCGGCATGGTCCCCTTCCACTCAAGCATCTTCGCATGGGTACGGGAGCGGGCGGACCATGCGGAAACCTATCGGGCGCTCCTGCCGAAGATCATCAACTGGCTTGCGAATGATGCGCCTGAATATTGGCGGTGGGGCTGGCTCTGGCTCGCCAGGGCGCAGGCTGGCGACTTCAAGGATTTGCTCACGGGCGCAACGCGGGACTGGGTTGTCGAATCCTTCGCGAAGGGCTGGTCCGATCAGCAGATCGAAAACATCCTCGCCGCCGCGGAAGCAAAGACCTTCGAGGACGGAGACTTGCCGCGAACCATATCCCTTCGCAGTCTTAAGACCCGCGTCTCAAACGCGCGCGAGTTTCAATCGAGGGATTTTGCCGCTTATCGCGCGACCGCGCTCGCAGTCTCCGAGAACCGCCAGCAGATGCTGAACCTTCTCGACGACATCCACGACTTGACCGACTCCGAAGTGACAGAGCTAGCCCGCCGCGGGCCTAGTGAAATGTCCTCGCAGATCTTGCCGGCATGTCTCAATGAACTGGCTCGCCGCGTCAACGCATGGATCGCGCTGCGTCACCGCCCCGAGCAGGAATTCACGAAGCTTTCGGATCAGCTTCTCTCAGTCAGTGCGCTGATGGATAAGGAAACAGTGCGCCGCACGTTAAACTACGCGCGCGGCTTCAGAAAGCCCGAGCCCCATGTCTCAAGGCTCATCCGTTTGCTAGGGGATGCGCGAAACATCGAGGGGCTCCAGTTTGTCCGCAAGACGCTGAGCGGCGCCAAGTGGAAGGATCACCGGCGATTGATCCACGACGCACTCATACGGGCGGCGAGTTTCGCAGGCGCGGATGTCAGAGAACTGGTCCCTCTCGGCAAGGAGCCTTTCTCAGCCTTTGCCGCATGCTGGTTCCTCTGGCGTGATCGCTACGCGAGCGTAGCAGTGCACATCCCTTCGGTTAGCAATCTGATCCGCGAGCGGTACTCGCCCGGTGAGAACGCGGACATCACATCCTTCTTCTACGATGCGTTCTGGATCGCGCTTTATGTAGGGCTCGGCGCGAACGGCAGCGATTACTCGATGATTCATCCGGGGCTCGGCAAGGACAATTTGGGGTGGCTACCGAAGGGCCTCGCAAAGCTCGAGGAGATCGCAAGGGAAATCGCGGAAGGTCGGCTCGCTCCCACCTTCTCCACCGTCTACGCCGAAGCAATGGATCTCAAGCCGGTTCAGTGGGGTCCAGCTCCCGAAAGAGAGTACAGACAGTATCGGGCCTTCAACGAGGCTCTCCGATGCATCGCCGTCGATCTGCACTTCCTTGATCTTTCCGACCCTAGCAATACGAAGGTGCCAGCCGCGGAACTGAATACAGTGCGCCAATCCGCCCATTGGTCGGACGAGACCTGGGTGACACACAACGTGGGTGACAGGATTCCGCTCCTCGATAAAGATGGTGCGGCGGTGCTGCTCACCGCCGAGGCGAGATCCCTTTCAGCAAAGGTGACGGAGTTTAACGAGCGCTCAGAGCGTTGGACGCAACTCGCGGACTTGGCGCTCCTGTATGAGGACGGAAGACAGGCCGAGTTTCTGGCGCACGCTGCCGAATGTCTCGTGGGCTATGGCTGGCGAAAAGACCTCGGTGCGATGAACGTACTCGATGCCGTTGTCGAGTTAAGCGCGAAAGACGCGGCTGTCACGCGGGCACGCCTAGATACGCTCGTCCCGATCATCGAAGTGATCACCAAATTTACGGACGGCGACGAGACGAATCACGTGAGGTCTGAGCTGATCGAAGTGGTGGCGAAGGTTGCGCCCGAGCGTTTGCCCTCACTCTACGCACATCACCTCTCGACCGACGATTATTCCTATGCCGACGAGTGCCTGATCGAACTCGCAAAAGTGATGGATCTCAGTTCCCCGGAAGGTGCCGCGCTAGCCCGCACCTTCCTTGACGGACGGACCCTGGGGGTTCTCGAGGACCGCGCGGTTAATGAACCTGCCGCCCGTGCGCTCCTCGCCGGTCAGAATGCGTTTCTCGGCCGCACGCCGAAAGCTCGCGGCGAAAGCAAGGCGACTGAAGAAGAGCTTTCCGAACGGGAGAAAGAGGATGCCAAAGTTAACCCTACATCGTTTGGCTATGAGAATTTCGCCGCCGTAGTGAAAGCGGCCGCCGCGGGTCATTACAGGAGCCGCGAAGAATTCATGGTAAAGTGGCTCCATCACTGGAAGGATCGGCGCAAGGCATCGCGCGCTCTGCGCTCAATCTTCTCCTACTTCGAGACGAGTGAGACGACCTACGGCGCCGAGGAAATCCTCGACGAAGCCTTCCTTGTAAGCCTCGCGATTGAGGGAAAGGAGGCCGCGTATCCGTGGCTCGTCAAAGCCCACATTCATCGTCATGGCTGGAGCGACTACACGTCCGAGACCGAGATAATGACTCGAATCAAACTCGCCGCGAAGCACTATTCGGATCGCTGGTTCCAGTACATCAAGGATACGTCCGTGCCCGCGCCCTACTACCGGCGCAGGCGCTACAGTATCGTGATCGGCTACAAATACCTGGTGCGCTTCTTGGTGCTCGTTGGCCAGGTAGAACTTGCCGACAAAATCACCACTGCCTTCGTGAACTCATTGGTCGAGGAGGTCCGGGAACAGCCTATCCCGGAGACGCCATGGTTCTGCTAGCAAACTCGGCCCCCCTCGCGCTTTCGTTCCTCTTCCAGCGGCTCAAATGGCCAGTGCCGATGTCCCGTTGGCGCGCGGCCAAGGAGATTCGCAACCTTCTCAATGATCCGGGCACGCGGTCCTCAACGACGGACGCGCTTTTGGACTATCTCGATCAGTGTAAGACCGAGTCTGAAGTCTGCGAGGTCCTCACAATCGTCTTCCTGACGTCGCCAGTTGGCAGACCCACGCGCACAGCGCTCGCATCGCGCATCCATTGCCCTTCCATTCTCGCCGACATCATTCTGGAGCGAACCTATGGACGGGGGAGCGGCACCGGCGGATGGCGCCAGACTCACTTGGGAAGGGCTCCG from Deltaproteobacteria bacterium harbors:
- a CDS encoding class I SAM-dependent methyltransferase, with the translated sequence MGRAHLFEFEDQPWFPRLIRAYMQDHLAFMGNLSGTAYQPFVEKLKSALERLRQNQLLDLCSGSGGPASTITRLLREQGLEVRIRLSDLFPNATAYRHREHESGGTLQGVDTPVDAINVPAELQGFRLVANGFHHFRPEQARQVLADAVAKRQGIAVIEMVNRSVFAFIAVLIGTVMLLLATPFFKPFRFSRLFFTYLVPLVPVFLMWDGFVSCLRVYAPDELRALVTQLNAPGYEWDIGTTRAGPGVATYLIGIPAP
- a CDS encoding cupin domain-containing protein — encoded protein: MATTQSPVAILAAETPPRTKPSNYPEPFASRMAGRVKRPLGDLFGLSNFGVNLTRLPPGAVSALHHAHSRQDEFIYILEGHPTLIVGTEETELRPGMCSGFKAGTGQGHHLENRTDTDVVFLEVGDRSAGDAGSYPVDDIQAVFGSDGKWQFTHKDGTPY
- a CDS encoding adenylate/guanylate cyclase domain-containing protein is translated as MLGRTLEQKAVWTYRFASIAATVEAFFLFIFGLDLTTRQTWLFFGFGLPATFVMYGVDRWLIGSYVRPILPALAILDAGRIPELPTAYRAWVQSLNVSTLTLIRVLTVHAPSILLPISLLCGLANLFAGLELKWWQFVVLWFFWPITAVPHAILEYFLIDRISQPLLARLDPHVRAYALRSLTPATVLETVQMAAGHELPEPRVVRVPTAVQLAGMFLFVSLVPMFALGASVYLKIAVGRLAAVGAWIALLIGINAAVSIAVVALSSMRVHRSMQELLDEMAHVQAGDLSGQWSPHSTDEFLDLDKGFNQMLVGLREREQIKDTFGRFVSREVADAILEGRVPMAGEQREVTILFQDLRGFTTMSERMKPAELLRVLNRFFTEVVAAIESEGGVVKQFTGDGVMALFGAPVTHSDDPARAVRAALGLVDRLVGLNVRLNAEGVPTLRVGVGIHTGDVVAGRIGPDTRVEYGVVGDPVNVASRIEGLTKEVPATILVSRVTADRVGDEFVFGRTAVLPVKGKQQPVEVVEVLGRVDEAGAGVEVAAGVASA
- a CDS encoding nitroreductase family protein, whose protein sequence is MAAQDIFEMIYSTRAMRRLKPDPIPEDTLKKIVDAGIHAPSGGNLQDWGFVLVRKPELKRFIRDRYWGMWQKLQGSRPLPADVPPARRRLMGAAAHLAEHLDEVPVILLACAKKVYPAFANVGQDRASVATVHGSIYPAVQNMILACRALGVGTVLTTIHCCFEDELKQKLGIPEDVEIAALLPLGYPQGRFGLTARKPAEEVIHWDTWGQKAVG
- a CDS encoding NACHT domain-containing protein, translating into MAKVQIKPAAITRAGYEYQDLAGIEVLIHQYRDPDLYAWVQLEADDTEYRALDDVVAARKDGSFEFIQVKFTVDSDRYELDWGWLLAKTKNGTSMLEKWAKALARVAAMGPIHSAGLKTNRIPSTEFAKCLKGARVDLDLLPKEIRESVEGACGGAAEAKAFFRAFDFLGGLPDLDRYENYLRDQIVPTDTDSLGWLAFRHNVRRWAIYHNQPEPDGRILREHVVQLITKRRPQPIRQDFIVPVSYGPPSEAFDKLIRGRIAKDDNPITILWGTPGRGKSTYLSYLTQELQKEGAAVARHHYFLSAEDSSSNRISFIEISTSLMDQLYVQHPEAMAGVAEDADKLRSNIGIAATNLAVKGQRLYIVVDGLDHVWRDTQRVDQLNHLFNELLPLPPNVSLIVGTQRVTDEQLPGKLLTIANDDDWIEIPRMDEVAVHRWVVQQDKARPLILRFDPTPQRRAEIIDEIASAFFNISQGHPLHLIYAYEGLIRAGRSTSMKEIELLPPCPDGDIRVYYQGLWVRLSADAKNALHMLAGSDFFWPSLGIRQVLGDFSEIDHLLEPRNVGMVPFHSSIFAWVRERADHAETYRALLPKIINWLANDAPEYWRWGWLWLARAQAGDFKDLLTGATRDWVVESFAKGWSDQQIENILAAAEAKTFEDGDLPRTISLRSLKTRVSNAREFQSRDFAAYRATALAVSENRQQMLNLLDDIHDLTDSEVTELARRGPSEMSSQILPACLNELARRVNAWIALRHRPEQEFTKLSDQLLSVSALMDKETVRRTLNYARGFRKPEPHVSRLIRLLGDARNIEGLQFVRKTLSGAKWKDHRRLIHDALIRAASFAGADVRELVPLGKEPFSAFAACWFLWRDRYASVAVHIPSVSNLIRERYSPGENADITSFFYDAFWIALYVGLGANGSDYSMIHPGLGKDNLGWLPKGLAKLEEIAREIAEGRLAPTFSTVYAEAMDLKPVQWGPAPEREYRQYRAFNEALRCIAVDLHFLDLSDPSNTKVPAAELNTVRQSAHWSDETWVTHNVGDRIPLLDKDGAAVLLTAEARSLSAKVTEFNERSERWTQLADLALLYEDGRQAEFLAHAAECLVGYGWRKDLGAMNVLDAVVELSAKDAAVTRARLDTLVPIIEVITKFTDGDETNHVRSELIEVVAKVAPERLPSLYAHHLSTDDYSYADECLIELAKVMDLSSPEGAALARTFLDGRTLGVLEDRAVNEPAARALLAGQNAFLGRTPKARGESKATEEELSEREKEDAKVNPTSFGYENFAAVVKAAAAGHYRSREEFMVKWLHHWKDRRKASRALRSIFSYFETSETTYGAEEILDEAFLVSLAIEGKEAAYPWLVKAHIHRHGWSDYTSETEIMTRIKLAAKHYSDRWFQYIKDTSVPAPYYRRRRYSIVIGYKYLVRFLVLVGQVELADKITTAFVNSLVEEVREQPIPETPWFC